The nucleotide window TTCCTAGAAACTAGGTGTAAACCTTCTAAACTGgccgtttctctgtgtagcctggctgtcctggactcacactgtacaccaggctggcctgttactcacagagatccatcgcACCTGGCTGAATTCCCAGATTTTCGtgaaatgatcaaatgttttgTTTCAATCTCATTCACTTGCAACTTTAATTTTGGCCGTTGATCATTAACAACCATTTGCCAGAACACACACTTTCTAGTACTTCCAAATATTTCTCGTCTTTCTACTGGAGCAGCTTTGCCTTTGATTTAGGGAAACAGTAACTGCTGAGCAATCCCATCACCTGTGTTAAACTGcatatcttttaaaatgtaagcCATTATTTTAGTTTCTCCTTTGAAAATCTTCATCTATAATTTCTGGATGCACAATGAATCCTTAGGAAGTCAAACTGCCTCTTCCCAAGGCCATTCCTCCTGAGCGCAGATCGCCAAGACTTGTTGGTCAGTCAGACTACAGGTGAGTGTCAAGTTTAGTGAGAAGCAGGTCTCTAAAGATGTGGTAGCGAGTGACTGAAGAAGACACAGGATCCAACTTATTCCTAAATTCCtatttatagaaataaataaacatttcaaGGGTAAAAGATCTTAGCCAGTCAGTGGTgttacacgcctttaatcccagcactcaggaagcagaggcagtcggatctctgtgagttcaaggctggcctggtctacatagtgagttccaggatagccaaggctaacacagggaaaccatgtctcaaaaacccagaaccaaaacaaaacaaaccaaaacaaaaaaccccacaaccaaccaaacaaacaaaacccagtgaGTGTCACGGTTAATTCCTGCCCCTCCCAAACCTGCCAGAGTTCCAGGAGGATAAACCTACCACTGCAGATGATCTCATTCCCGGAGCACTTGTATGAGTATGAGTTGGTGTAGGGGTTGTCCAGGAGGAATTTACAGCTTTCCAGCCTCTTGGCCTTAGAGTAGCAATGGTCATGGGTCTGGCAGCACCTAGAGAAAGGAAGGGGCAGCTGAGTAAGGGGCAAGGTCGCCCAGGAGGTCAGTTCTTACCTGCAGCCTTTCTCCAACATGTGGGGCTGGCTTACACACACTGTTCCAGAAGAAATGGCTCTAAGGCGCGTGACTCTGGGGTCTCTATTACCATGTATCTAATGAAAGCAACTTTTGCCCGGTGTGGCGGTGCCCGCCTTTGCTTAATCTCgctacttggaaggcagaggcaggtggagctctgagtttgagatcagccagGGCTCTAcagtaagactctgtcttaaaaaaaaatgaaattttttttttttaaagctgcagGAATACAGCGAAGTTATATATTCTGAACTTGCAATGACGTTTTAAAGCCAAGGCTGGCATGCTGATGGTTGGCGGTGCCCTCGTCTGGCGCTAGAGGGCAGCATTGCATACTATTTACATCTCACAATTCGGCTTTCTGGTAAAAATACGCGCTGTGTGCGGTGATGCCCACGGTTAATCTCAgcgctcaggaagcagaagctggaggatctctgagttcacagccagcATGCCCTACCAGAGGGAGCTCAGGGCAGCTAAGACTACctcagagaaaacaaagaaaagtaaataacaagtaagtaaacaaaaagaaaatacgtGATGCTCAGCAAATGCTCCTGTCTCCTGCTTGTTCTCTGTCCCTGCCCCAGCACAGACTCCAGACTCACCGGTCTAAATCGTCCACTGGGGTGCCTGAACCGCCCAGGCCGCAGTAGCAGCCATAGTTGTTGTACTCCTTCAGGGGCTCACTTCCGGGGATGGTGCACTTGATCATGTTGCGGAACTGCCACACGGCCCGAGTGCTGATGCTGTGCGCAGCAGCGCCTGCTACAAGAGTGCACATCACGTTAAAATCGACCCGGCTCTCAGGCCTGTCCGCCCTCTCCCTCCTTGACTCCTCTCAGCTGCTGTGGAGGGGAGCATCAGTTCCCAGGAACCCACTAAAGTGACAGGGAGTTGCCCTGTAATTTAGGCCAGCCTCCAGCTCTGTAGCGACCCCACCGCCTCAGCCTCGCAAGCGGCAGGATTATAAAGAAACACCATTGTGTGGGGCTGAGCTAGCTCTCCGACATTAAGCTATAAGATTGCTGGCTGCCTTGCTTGCCTTCTCACTGTCAGGGAAGACAGCCGCTGCATTGCTGAGCTGCTCTCTGGTCCCCAGAACATGCTTCAGCCAACAGCCAGGGAGGAACTGACGTCTTGGTTCAATAACCCAGTAGTCCAACCATTTCTTGAGTTTGAAAGCAGCCCTATCCCTGCTCGAGCCTTGGTGAAACCCTAACCTTAGCCAGCACTCACATTCATCATGGCTCTCGCAGGGAGCCCCAGACGCAGCCAATACTTGCTTATTGTTTTACAATGCTTAAACAACAATGCTTATTGTTTTACACTGGTAAATTCAGAAGGCATCCGCTGTACGGCCACACACAGCTAATATACAAGGCTAATGGTCAGATCCTCAACTGTGATGCCAGCGTCTTGATATAACAAgctgttcctcagctgaggagtAGTTCAGTCTTTCAGGATTCAGCCGACAGTGGGATCCTTGGCCGCCATTAAAAGGGAAGAGAAGCTGGTTTGATGGTATGCACACtgtgtaagcccagcactctggaggctgaggcaaggggatTAGAATTTCAGGGCTATCTTCAGCTACAAGGCGAAGTTCAAGGCTTGCGTGGATTATGTGAAGTGGTGTTTCAATCAAACAAGACAAGGGCTGGGGACTTGGTTCAGCAGGTAGCACGCTTGCCACCCTATCCCAGCCCCACATACACATCCCTGTAACCCCAGGAaggtcagaaattcaaggtcatccttgactggacagtgagtttgaggccagcctgagctatgtgttACCCTGCCTcacaaaaagaagtttgaggtagaggaggaagaggaggaagaccgaGGCAAGGATGGACAAACAGTGGCACCTCCCGCACCCGGGAAACGGCCAACAGGAAGGGAAACAGGTCTATGCTGAAGATGGGTCAGTGTGGGCCAGTTCTGTATTTGTCTGATTCTACCTTCTCAGGGCTGTGTTTGTAAGTGCATGGAATGCCCTGGATTTTCCTCAGCCTGCAGCTTTTCCCTTCCATGGATCTGGGACTCCacctcatctcttccttccttccttccacttctGTCCCTGCCCACGTCACTGGTGGACAAGTGGCCGGAAGCACCAACACACTTACCTCTTCTGGGCTTCTCTCTACAAGTTCCTgaactgatttttattatttatttaatttttgcttttttttttttttgagtctgtctatatagttcaggctggtcttgaattctcaatcctcctgcctcagcctcctggaatgctggaattacaggcatgcaccaccatgtgaAGGGAGTCCTCCCACTTTTTGAAAAGCTAGAGAGTTTGGTCCCAATGCTTCCCCATTAAGGAGACTTTCTAGGTCACACACACGAGCAGTTCCTCTGCTGTTACTTCTcttcatgttcttttttcttcattaagtACTTCggtttgtgtttgtatttgtattcCAGAGTTCAACATCTGGAGTCTTCTTAATTCCCTCTCTTGGCTCTCAGTGAGCCAGGAGCTAGCTGATTGGCTATAGTGGCCTCAGAGGTCTTCCTGTTTCcatctcccgagtgctgggattaccgcaGTGAGGCACTGCTGTGCCTAGCttttcctgtgggtgctgggcatcttAACTTAGGTTCATGCTACTTGTAGCCTTTCAAACACCCGATGCGGTCCCTCCCCTTCTGTAGCACTTGAAGTTCTCAAGAGCAGGTCTCGTGGTTTTTAGAGCCAATCATTGTGCCTAGCGTatagtacgtgtgtgtgtgtgtgtgtgtgtgtgtgtgtgtgtgtgtgtgatgagctGAATAATAGAGACGCTATGATTAAGCTAATGAGTGAGTGAAGTGACTTCCGGGTGCATAGTAGGTGCTCCATGAAATTCTGTTGAATGCATGAACAAGCCTGTCCTGTAGGTGACAGGCTTTGCACAGAGCAGACTCAGGCCCTTCACCCATTTGCAGAGTTCTGGTGCATAAGGAGCACAGAGAACAAACGGCTCCTTGGGGCCCTGTTTCGTCAGTGCGGCCTTATTGTCTCACACGTTGCTCCCCTCCTCTCTttaatctttccttccttcattccttttttttaaatctttttgagacaaggtctcactctacAGTCCCGGtatgaactcactatgtaaatcagatctatctatctatctatcttgtaTACAGTATTCCACCTGCACATATACCTGCCCTCCAGAacagggcaccaaatctcattatagatggttgtgagccaccatgtggttgctgggaattgaactcaggacttctgaaaagcagccggtgctcttcACTTCTgagccctccctccagccccaggctggtcttgaacacacagagatccacctgcttctgactccctagtgctgggattaaaggcgtgtgccaccatacttggcctccttcattcattctttctggAACAAAATCTAACATTTtggactaggctgaccttgaattcatggcaatcctcctgcctcagcctccacagagctaaaattacaggcatgagcatTGCAACAGGGTTTTACTATCCAAACCAGACCAGTAAcaaacttgaaatcctcctgcatcagcctcctgagcttggggataaaaggcatgtaccaccctgcccagcttactctttttttcctccacttttttttcggggggggggcTCCTTCTAACTGACCATTTGTGAGGAAACCCCAGGGACAAAGACAGGAAGCAGCTGGCTTGCCCTGCACTGTGGGTGACCCCTGTAGTGGCAGCGAGTAGGGGCTGTACCCCTCTGTGATATAGCTAGACATATCCTTTGCAGAAGCTAGATACACAGTCATGACcaatgtacgtgtgtgtgcgcgcacatgcatgtgtgtacataagtGATTCTGGAATAGGAGCATGCCTCTTTCCTCTGTGAGTCTCAGTTCAGATCCTGATTCATTGCAGGTCCCAATCATCATTGGATGAATAGAAATGACTCACATGCCAAATATGTTTGACTCAATTCGCAATGCTAATAACTATTTATGTTCATGGAGAGCCCAaaacataatgtgtgtgtgtgtgtgtgtgtgtgtgtgtgtgtgtgtgtgtagacgtAGCCAAAATACGGAAGAGAATCAATAAGATAAGAATTGCAGACACAAGTCAGGCATGTCTGTAATGGTAAcatttgggaggttgaggcaggaaggtcTCACTCAAGTCTAGGCTATAATGATGAGTTGGAGCCACATCTAATGCTGAGCCGCATAGCAAGATCATGTCAATAAattgataataataacaacaacaataataatgatggctggggaggtggctcagcagtaatGAGCTGTACTTGTGTAGGACTCAGGTCTggttccagcatccacatggtagctcacaactatccatgACCCCATTTCTAGAAGATCTGACCCCTCTGGGGGGAACTGCTCACACACAATTCATATCATACACGAAGGCAAAACTGTCatacacaaaatacatacataagataaatatatgtgagacagggtttccctgtgtagccttggctgtcctggactcactttgtagaccaggctagcctcgaactcacagagatctgcctgcctctgcctcctgagtgctgggattaaaggtgtgagctaccacttcccggttaaaaataaatatttttttaaaaggaaaaacaaaaaacaaaaccaaagttgCCAGGGCAGTATGGCACTTTGGTGTCAGAGCAgtatggcagaggcagaagggtaCTACTTTCTTTGCTTTGGTAGGAGAAAGGGATGGAGTTTTCTAAGGAGTGGTTTGAATTCAGACCTAGAGACTAAAACATGCTGTTCTGAACATGGGTTGAGGAGGGAAGCCCAACCCGGAGGCTGTAAGACACCCATAGGAACCCTACATAGAACTCCAGCTGTGGCCAGCAGGAGGGGCCGTCAGATGGGAAGGGGGGAGGGTCCTACCTGTGAGCAGAGCAGCCAGCACGAGGAGTTTCATCTTGAGTGAGAGGAGGACTCAAGCGACTTCCGTCTTTATAGTTGAGGCCACAGGCTGCCAAGATAAGGCTGTTTGCTTTGCTCTCACCCACTCCGGGCTGGCCTTGAGTCTATCGGGGAACAACCCAAAGGGGTTTGCCTGTCAGagaagactggaaaaaaaaaaaaaaaagtcatggatTTGTGGCTGGCACTTCCTTACTAAGGGGATGGTTTTCAGACCTTGGAATTTTGCTCCCCTTCCCCactcctgccacacacacacacactttttgacATGTCTCAGGATGTCCTGGAATTCCCTAGGTAGCTGGGAAATCCTTTCAACtcctttatatttcattttttctttctttctcttttgagacagggtctctagctcaggccagcctcaaatgtgctgtgtagctgagaacagccttgaactttttgttcttttttttttgagacagggtttctctgtgtagccttggctgtcctggagctcactctgcagaccaggcttttctcaaactcagagagatccgactgcctctgcctgcacaggggctggggttacaggcgtgtgcctcTGCACCCTGCTTTAAACTTCTTAAAAAAAGATGTTTCATTTTTAATCAGGTGTATGTCGGTGTGTGAGTTGTGCGTGTGTGAGTACAGATGCCACAAAAACCAGAAGAGGatttgatcccctggagctggagttacaggtttgTGAGCCACTGGTAGGGGTCTGGAAATGGTCCTCAGTGCTCTGCGACAGCCACACTCTCACAACCTAAAGCCTGACCCTGAGCTTCTGATACTCCCGCCTTcatctccaagtgctggggtggCGGGAGCGCCCCCAAGTTTacacagtgctggggattgagccccGGGCACTCTATCCCCAGACCTCACCAGTCAGCCTAGCAAGGGCTGGGGCATCCATCCTGCTGGACCCCTGAGAGAAGCGGGACAGGGCAGTGGTGATCGCTGTCTTTGTGTCTTGTAACGCTTGGGTTAGCGCAGGGGTGTCATCGAATAGTCCTGTCATGCTCTTTACCGTTCAGAGAGATCCTGTAAGACCTGGGatctcactgctcaggatcgcacccttcccaggaactctcacagaccacagctcgatgcaaaagcaagaggttttattgctatcgagatagggtcgcccctccaaaagCAGGAGATGACCCGAACacgcaaagcacagggtttttatccctgaaaatcaggtcacttttgccctatagtttacagctggttgtttctcagaacagttcaccccgccctgcaagagctctctgcacctggcttcaattcaaagaatcacagttgttttttctcATTCCCGGGTGGtccctcattccccccttttctttttgcctcaattttaaccctaaaattgtggatcaacctcagggagaggttgatactgtctctggagcatcaggacctaaACTGCATTTACACGTTCCCTGACGAAGGCGAGTGCTGGTCggagagttcattgtccctgatgagtttcagttttagcgggttgctggaggcttggactttccaggtgtctgcAGGTTGAAGAAGAGCTGGCTTGATGTGTGACCCGTGGATCCAAGCTgcgatgccctctactttgacggcAGTTGGTATAGTGGTGAGCAGGACagaataaggacccttccaccgaggttccagattctggctgcagTATCGTTGCACATACCAGATCACCAACCTGGGACTGATGGGGTACCTCCAAGGACCcgggtgcatatgcactgccaagcttgctccaaatctctttctgaataagctgcagtcctttcagcctggacaacaagtcagagttaccactagttatgtcaagggcGTCctcaagaagagtcaggggagcaggaaccccatgtAGCTTGAAGGGAGTCAGGCCCAGTaaggagggagtatttctgactctaaaaagggccaagggaaggaaCACCACCCGGTCACCGCCAATCTCCATGGTCGATttggtgagagtctcttttagagttctattcattctttctacctgtcctgaactttgggctCTATAAGCACAGTGTAATTTCCAATCAAGCCCCAAAATCTGGCCACCTGACTTATTCTGAGCAatgaaggctggcccattgtctgacccaatttcCTTTGGAATACtgaaccgaggaaaaatgtcttccagaatctttctGGCTATGACCAGATCggtttctttgtgggaaaagcttccacccatccttctGACAGGGTTCACACTCCCGagtcactctctcagtcagggcggtgaggtttagtattcggggcaatttcagccaatttctttgcccccaagtgagtcacttatgcatctgagttattaatttctcagcgtcttcctgtggtagaatgaccttacctttggagtcaGTCCATACCCCCACATCGGTGTCAAATATCCTGTTTTTGCTGTATtagctttaagtcactttctgaatAGTTTAGTCGTTCTTCTCTGGGCAGCTCAGCAGTCAGTACCActgggacagagtttcctctagcggctactttagcctcctgatcagccatgttattcccctttgctgccctggaagttcccttctgatgtcccacgcaatgaataatgcttaccttggcgggcagcaacaaggcattgagcaaagccagaatctcaagtcctttcgccatccctattcctttgctagaacctgcaaacaatcatgctccaggggctggatttctggatccggcaataaggtggcagggtttagcccagGCAAAGGTGACTCTGTCATCATTCAAGAGCAAAGCCTGGTAATGCGTCATTCGGgcattcgtgagccagcgatcaggtggctgccttatgacactctcagggcatgaggagcatagatggtgaggtcctgtcccagagtcagttttactagtgccgccactgccgCTACTCTTcgcaggcaggttggccatcctgccgctactgaatcaagctttttggatagataggctaccggtctctttCAGGGTCCagttttctgtgttagcaccccttTAGGCCATTCCCCGATTCTCGGCCACACACAGAAGGGTTTGGtcacatcagggagtcccaatgctggggccgaCATTACGGCTtgttatcaaatgcagcttgttcatcctttccccagagaAAAGAGTtgttgccctttgtaagggcatacagaggggctgctatctcggcaaatcccggaatccacagccggcaaaaccccgctgtacctgtTTCCTGCCGAGCTGGGCCTTTTTCGCCGATGCTCTATGGCGGAGCTCATGCAGCTCTTGCTACAGCCGgtggcttcatcaaatatggtcCATGTAAGCTGGCCGAGACCCCCAGTCTAGGCCTTTCCACTTGAAagcgaaaatgtcttggctggtagggctaagttgaagacaaaagaatccttaaggtccaggactgTATACCAAAGcctgtcagggggaaggggacTCAACAGGTTATACAGGTTGGGCACGGTAGGATGTAAGTCcgtgacctgtttgttaactttgCTCAAGTCCTGTaagggtcaatagtcattgctcCCAGGCTTCCAAACTAGCAGCAATGGAGTATTTCAGGCAGATTggcaccttctgagaacccctaggtcaaggagccACTGTATGTGAGGGCGGATCCCGTCACAGGCTTCCTTAGACATCGGATATTGCCACACCACAAtcggggtagcctgaggcttcagctctatctgaACTGGgggctgtctctctgcttttcctaggccagccGTTTCAGCCCGTGCCCTGGGATGTCTctctagccaccagtcaatgtctttttctggacctACCACCTTTTCAAACAGGcggtattcatcttccagttgaatcgTCAGCAtctgaatgggatctcctttattgtctgtcacctGTGGGCCATCTGCTCTAAAATGATATGGGCCCTTATCTTAGTTAGGATATCtcaccctaacagcgggtatgggcactCAGGgacaactaagaatgagtgggatacCCGGCCCACTCCACGGTCCCCCGTTCTTTGGGTAGTCCATGAATATTGTTtccatccagtggctccttggacccacgatttttttcctcttttttagcTCCTAAGTCTTGTAACAGAACAAAATGCTGGgcgccagtgtccaccaagaagtggaccggctttttcttccttttggacaatccttgatccagtgtcctttctccttgcaataggcacactgatccttagacagagggcccctccgattgccagaactctctccctatcattacgACTCTCCTGCACtacggtggccaggatcttagtcaactttctgtcttgcctcttatccctttttctttctttcgcttcctgctctttctgctttctttcctctttctcttcttccgtCTCCCAACTGTAGacaaccttttctgctacctgcactaaatccttcaacgacttgtcctgtaaaccctctattttctggagttttctacgaatatctctggctgactggtctataaaggttaTAGTCACCATAGCCCTATggtcatctgaggtagggtcatagggcaTAAACTGGCAGTAAGCCTCCATCAGCCTTTCAAGAAAGGCTGCGGAGGATTCATCCGGCccttgaaccatctctcttaccttcgtcAAATTGGTGGGCTTATCGAGTGGCCCCACAGAGACCCGCCATTAGAATCTGGCGGTAGACCTTCCGGTGCTCCCTACCTCCAGgtgtgttgtaatcccagttggggcgGGTGAGGggaagccatcatcaatctcagtAGGGAGGACGACGGAAGGCCTCCCGTCCGTTCCCGGCACATTCTTTCTCGCCTCAAGGAGAATCCGCTCCTGTTCCTCGGTAGTCaggagggcctgcaagagttgctggcaatcatcccaagtggactggtgtgagaataggacagattcaaacaaatcagCTAGAGCTCGGGGATTTTCGGAAAAAGGGGTTCACTTTCGGAATCTGGTGGCGCCTGCAGCGGTGCGGAGGGACTGCTGGCCGCACTCTCCCTTTCAGAACCTGGCGGTGCCGAGCGACTGGTGGCACCCTGCTGCAGACCTGCCCGGGGGGTTAGTGGGGGAAAAGCTGGCGGATAAGGAGGTGGAAGGTCAAAACGaagtcacagtctgtcccataataaaggcgtccgtcaagaaagtcaaagaagcaaccaCGATAGAGACAAAGAGGACACGACAGGCAGTTCAGATaaggacgcccttgcgggtggtaccacagaattctgattgagaggctgcttCACGGCAGCCATCTCCAATGAGAAGCAGATGGGAGGAAGACTTT belongs to Meriones unguiculatus strain TT.TT164.6M chromosome 4, Bangor_MerUng_6.1, whole genome shotgun sequence and includes:
- the Pla2g1b gene encoding phospholipase A2 isoform X2, translating into MKLLVLAALLTGAAAHSISTRAVWQFRNMIKCTIPGSEPLKEYNNYGCYCGLGGSGTPVDDLDRCCQTHDHCYSKAKRLESCKFLLDNPYTNSYSYKCSGNEIICSDKNKECEAFICNCDREAAICFSKVPYNKQYKDLDTKKYC
- the Pla2g1b gene encoding phospholipase A2 isoform X1: MKLLVLAALLTAGAAAHSISTRAVWQFRNMIKCTIPGSEPLKEYNNYGCYCGLGGSGTPVDDLDRCCQTHDHCYSKAKRLESCKFLLDNPYTNSYSYKCSGNEIICSDKNKECEAFICNCDREAAICFSKVPYNKQYKDLDTKKYC